The following are from one region of the Camelus ferus isolate YT-003-E chromosome 13, BCGSAC_Cfer_1.0, whole genome shotgun sequence genome:
- the PLA2G2A gene encoding phospholipase A2, membrane associated, with protein sequence MWTQDPNMKTLLLLAVIMAFGLLQVRGDLLGFRKMIQYTTGKEPVSTYGFYGCYCGLGGKGSPKDATDRCCMAHDCCYRRLKTIGCGTMLLSYKFAYLWGQIICDKQEYCRRELCQCDKKAADCFARNQKTYNKRLQYYSNLLCSGSAPKC encoded by the exons ATGTGGACCCAG GATCCCAACATGAAGACCCTCCTGCTGTTGGCAGTGATCATGGCCTTTG GCCTGCTGCAGGTCCGTGGAGACTTGCTGGGTTTTCGGAAAATGATCCAGTATACGACAGGAAAGGAACCTGTGTCCACTTATGGCTTCTATGGTTGCTACTGTGGCCTGGGTGGCAAAGGGTCCCCCAAGGATGCAACAGATCG GTGCTGCATGGCGCATGACTGTTGCTACAGACGTCTGAAGACAATCGGCTGCGGCACCATGTTACTGAGTTACAAGTTTGCTTACCTCTGGGGCCAAATCATTTGTG ACAAACAGGAATACTGTAGGAGAGAACTGTGTCAGTGTGATAAAAAAGCTGCCGATTGTTTTGCAAGAAACCAGAAGACCTATAATAAAAGGCTTCAATACTATAGTAACCTGCTGTGCAGTGGGAGTGCCCCCAAGTGCTGA